The genome window TATATAAGAAAGTTTAATACAGGTTAGAAAGGCATTCTTTTGGCTTCAATTTAGGTCTTCTAACTTCTAAGGCATAATACATGAATTGGACGACTATGATCATAGCAAAGAGCATATCATATTTGAGCTTCAGTGCCAGTTTGTTAAATGAATGTTGCAGGAAAGAAGAGTATGTATGTGTGTGAAATTTTTGTTCAGGAAAGCTACTATGGATATGGGATTGCCTACACCATAACATCAGCAATCAGTATGAGGTACACTGTTTTAAATCCCTGTGCGCTTTTAGTACTGATAAAGTTTAATGCTCTAGTGCTTAAAGCACTTCTTTTGTGCACAATACCAAAATATCCATGATGATGGCTGTCTCTAGCTCTTCTCATCTCAATCTTGACACCGTCTTGCTGCTCATCTGTTTCTGAAACTTGATATTACCCCTGCTCCATATGTTATAGAAATTCCTTCTTTGTCATATGCTAgaatcttcttcttttcttttctgttttccttttcttttttcagaaaGGGGATTTTAGGTTCAACTCATGTAAGTTTTGATCTTATAGGGCAATCCAGAGATCTAACTGTTTCCACAACAAAGGCCACGATGCTCCTTGTGAATTTGGAGATAACTTGTATATTCTGCTATTTGGAGTAATTCAGATTCCGTTCTCTCAAATACCCAACTTTCACGAGATGGAGTGGCTCTCAATATTTGCCGCAATAATGTCTTTTGCATACACCTTCATTGGGACAGCACTTGGTTTGGCAAAAGTAATAGGTATGTTCAAATTTTGCATGCATGTTTTGCTCAGGTCTCACGGAACAATTTGGAATTTTATTAGGAAGAGCACGACCTTCTGCATCTTTGTCTTCAAATAGTTTAAGAAGATTAATTAATGGAAGGAAACTAATCCCCTGTGTTAGCAAAACCACATAACAGCTCCTCTCTAACTTGTACACCACTATCATCGCTCATCTGCCTCCACCCTGAACCCCTGAGATAATAGTGGTTATATTAATTGGAAGAGGGGCTACAGAAGAAATTGAGATAAAGTGGATTTTGTTAAGATTGAAAAGTAAAACTTTAACTCTTTAGAGTTGCCAATGAATTTTCCTACCTGAGTGAAGTATTTAGTTCAGGAAATCAAACAAGAGGTCCTGTATTGGGTTGTACTGGCAGCCAGTTTTCATCTAAGGTAAGAAGTGAATCTGTATGCTGCCCATTGGATAAAATAGATTCTATAGGCATGACCAAAGTAACATGTTGACTTGTAGGATTAACAGGAAAATTGTTTTGACCACCGCATCTTTGCAAAGAATATATGAGAAAAGTTTAAAATGATGCTGTACAAATAATGTTGGATTACCTTTTATCATAGACAAAATTTGATCAGTTATGAGCATGTCTTGCTTTTACTTATTCCTATGAGTGTTCTGAAACTGAAATTGTAGGAGATGGAAGAATCAGAGGAGACATTACTGGTGTTTCTACAACCAATGTAGCAGAAAAAGTGTGGTTGACCTCGCAAGCAGTTGGGGACATTGCTTTTGCTTACACATACAACATAATCCTATTGGAAATAGAGGTGCAAGactgatgctttatatctagaTAACATGCTTCTGATGAATGCCCTGACAATTTCATGTTTaatacttcaaaattttctatcTAAATTTGCGAACATGAAATTTGTGCTTTAAGGATACTCTGAAGGATCCGCCACCACAAAACAGGACAATGAAGAAAGCATCAACAGCAGCCGTCCTTCTGAtcactttcttctttctttgctGCGGATGTTTTGGATATGCTGCTTTTGGTAACCAGGCTCCTGGAAATATTCTCACTGGCTTTGGGTTTTATGAACCATACTGGCTTATTGACTTTGCTAATGTCTGCATAGTTCTCCATCTTGTTGGAGGATATCAGGTAGATGTATTCTCTCAATAAACTGGCTGAATATTCTGAAACTTTATTATAAGTTCGTAAACTTCTTCATGGTTGTCATGCTGTCCGCTAACACTGTATGCAACTATTTTGTAGATTTTCAGTCAGCCATTATTTGCTGCTGCTGAAAGGTGGATATCTAAGAAACTCCCCAACAGTGAAGTGATCAAGAAGAACTACGCCTTGAAGCTCCCAGTGCTACCTGAACTACGGTTGAATGTCCTACGGCTGTGCTTTAGAACTGCTTATGTTGCATCTACAACAGCACTTGCCATGCTCTTTCCTTATTTCAATCAAGTTTTAGGTGTGCTTGGTGCTTTGAACTTTTGGCCTCTGGCAATATATTTTCCTGTGGAGATGTATCTGGTGCAGAATAATATAAGAGCTTGGACAAGACTCTGGGTGGTTCTTCAGACTTTCAGAGTACTTTGCTTGGTTTGCACCATTTTCGCCTTTATTGGATCGCTTGAAGGGCTCATAAACAGCAAACTAACCTAGAGAATGTTGATTTCACTGCATTCTTTGAACAAAACATTTGTAGAAGACtaaaaaattcaagtaaaagaGTTTCTTTGGAAGTGTGAAGTTTCAAATATCTGAAACTCAGGAGCATCCTTCCTTAATACCTTCAAAGGCTGAAGGCATTGTGCTATTCTGTGAAAGGTTAATGGTAGCAAATCTACCTTCGCACAGATTTTCATGCAGTAAATAATTACTCCATCTTCCATTGACGTAAATTTTGTGTCATAGAAGGATTTTGATGTATTCGCAGCATAAAATAATTTGGTGTTCAGGACACAGAGGTTTATGTATATTTAGCATTAATTAATGATCTAAAATTCTTCCACTGATAAATATTAAGGTTACATCACAAAGAGGGCAAAAATTTGTGACCGAAGAGAAAATGTTGTAGGTACAACTATGAGACGGAGACAGAAAGTTCCAGCgcccttgtttggattgtaattttttttttcaggaaaattttactttttctgtgaatgtattttttaattttttttttacctcacatTAGCAATCCAAATATCTtacatcaaatcgttatagtatatttttctaaaaaatagtAATCCAAATGAGGTTAAGCATTGACATTTTGACGttcttaaaattttgaaatccaATTAGTTATACACATTTTATTTATCATCCATTAGTGTGGGAGAATTGGATGATAAGATTATAAAACAATCAACAGGAGTTGGTTTAGGGATAAAATAACCAAGATTAACACTTCAAAAATTAGGTATATAAGGTCAAACTCTACAATGCAATGTTGTGTTAGTTTTCATTCCACCATTTGTGGGTAAATAGTTAAAATTTTCGTCTTTATACTTGTTACAGGTAACTAGATGTGAATCTTATCCagaataaaagtagtaagaaacagAATAGAGATTAGTCTACTTTCCATTCGATTAAACGTATCATAAAGCTCTTTAATACCATTTTTATGTAAATGTCTCTTTGAATCTTTTTCTAAACTATGCACACTACAAATATGAACGCTAACATTATTGTTCCAATATTGCATAACAAGTTACAATTTTGCCTCACAAGTTACAAAGTTTGCCAGTACATTGCACATTGAATTTGAACGTGGATAATATTCCAGTATTCTACTGAGTCCTTTtacccttttcccttcttcgAGCCTTATAAGAGgaaggagagaaaaagaaaagtttgagaATCAAATTAGAGATATCACAATTAGAAGAATATTAGACTGGATCTTATGGATATTAACATTGGATTTTTACGTTGCAATAATTAGAAGAACATTAATTGTTTACCTAAATTGAATGTTTTTCACACAAATACTTAGTTAGGAAGAAAAAAGTATTTAGAATATTTGATTAACGAGCTGTAGGAATGATAttgtgagatatgattttttttttttttgatctaAGTGTCTTAATTTGACCTACAATACAAACACTAAATAAATCATTCACTAATGCAgcctgtattttttttttgggctaaaTATACACCATCATAATTTGATTTTGCTATAATAAGGGTTCATTTAAACAACATCCcatcatttaaaaaataaattttgtttgatTAGAAACATGTTTTTTAGTCATTTCTTTTTGCcaatcattttttattattttaagatatttttttaaataatattctatccaaacatatgtgacagccccactttcccctaaggcgtaccaaagggatTAGCAgactgcctgtccaactctcgccagaactaacgAGGTAGTTAAAtacaatctaaaacgttccaaaaggtaatagcgcgctcaatctattcaaaattgcaaaatggcaaaacgaaaatcgaaaccgcaaatgaatagtggttgccaCGTCACCATCCAACCAGAATCCAATCGAATATAGATATCGCCATATAACTcgggaaaacatttccaaaccaaataggatacatgaacagggttaaacaatgttatacacatacgtttgtaatttacaaaacaaaagaagattTTTGGatcaaagtacatttagggtttttccaactatcaaggagctttacaaaagaatatattaaaactagttcaactcgtgcttcaaaacatcatagtccccaaaagtggttccctgtaaggaaaacaaaatttaatgaagtgagttttcgcccaatgaggtaccatcacccaagtaacaaagttcacataagcacaaagctattcaatccaaacacatccaATAAGTGAGTCAATTAACATCACATTTCAATAAAGATATTTAAAAGGATACAATcgactctcaagagcccttatccctgcttgccgtacttgatctcgccccgttaaccctccgtcaacgcttgaggagtaaccaataccgtagactccactttcatcgattccttccacctcacatactcCTATCGGGCCCaaactccaatcagttcagaaatagtaatactcgagtataccggaatcaagagtctcatactcaagGATTTCACATAAACAGTCCCCATGACTTGTCAATTTTCTCAACCAAtcccttgccgactcgattcaattgaccaccaatagggttgagctcagtgataatagtaatggtcgttggatactcgtccaaacgacccCAGTTTAAGTATGTTCAAGTAGAATTCAATTGATGCAGTAAACAGTCACATAAGCCATAGAacgcgagagtgataaagtacaccatcgTTTCAAACAATCTCATCTATATACATAAGCATtcaagtcataaatttcaagtataaccAAGCCATGAAGCAACAATcacgtgagtagtacactcaccaagcaaacaCAGAGTGAAATCACAAATTTCTGTCCAACGAGCGCTCCGCGTCACTGGCACGTCCTAAAACGTTCAATAtaacacaatgagactcgaatacgagtcataaaccgaatcCACATACTACTAGAGTAAGACCAAATAGAACGTATAAGTGTAAAATCAAGgtaggacatgtgcggaaatggagtttaggttggaaaacaaaaaataaaattgacgtTGTTTAGCGGAACGAACACCATTGAAGTTACACTTATCGAATTGAGGTGcaatttacaccgtttcgaagctaagataaagggctacaattttgatgaagaccactcagtccagtttgtagtgtagctaggtcaaaatttcaatgtaccaaaccaaaatcgcacaaacaggttagctaaccgcaTTATGGTTAAatgaccataactcaggctaccgaaatccaatTGGGGCGTTTCTAGAGCCgttagaaagctaagatacagcactacaacttttatgttttggccaaaatctaactCAGTACGCATCAGGGCAAACGGTCGCGGTCAGTTCGGGTGAACTGTCACCACTGTCCACCGAATTCTTACCTAtggcagtctgggtatttccgtcttttcataggctaccgagctcggattgggttgaaattttacaggcaactataaaacattatttcctacaatttttatgttttaatctaaggctaattcggttTTCATCCTATccaaacagtaccgggcagaacagggttagCTGAAATcctaatctgaaattttccgtacaaagcgaaaatttttcgcaaatagctacaatttacgcatcaaaacttcattctaaaccattctaaaccatcattcatggccaaccaatattaaacatataaaacagaaaaatcatgaataaaaataaaaatttcaccaatctctaccaaaagtcaagaaattttccacaaaatcacatctttaaccaacacaagtcattaatttaacattatcaagaccaaagatggaattccttagctactcaccttgcagCCTCAAGAAAAAAAGTTACTTAGTACCACTTTCTTTCAacccacttcaccaactacttCAATACCACCtgactaagggtttttatggagtgatttgaagttttattggttagatttgaagattgagcaagcttAAGATGAAGGAAGTTggaggtttttcttttcttttctcccttgagagagtcggccaagatgatgatgaatgaagatgattttggatCCAAATTAgatatttagtaaagttaatgaatagtagtcaaagtcAAGATTGAGTAGGAAAGTGACAGTTGTCATCTTTTTGGCTTAgagttatccttttgtctctccaatgataatccatctaggtaacctctaattatccttaacacctgataaattacctccgatatacaaaacttaacttaattggccgaattttattaaatttaccgcactaacgggtcccacgcccggtatacaTTCCTAaattctcatgaactaacttattctagaaaaatgattttaaaaaccctatttgctcataaaaattatctagaaaattttcttaagaaagaAAATGTATAAAAGGAGTGCAATTAAATAACATAAAGcctgaaaaataagaaaatttacgggttttTACAACATAGAtatttttccaatcattttttaaataattttctattttttataaataaaatttccaatcattttttattattttaagatatttttattatcatatatatatatataataaagttgTATCTTCATACTTATCCTTTCGCGttttctctttcctacgtgGTTTAATGAGACGGCAAGTAATTTCCTACGTGGCTTGCTACTTTTTTATTTGGATgtatatcaattcttatttcttataagaattcttaatattatatgattcttatttcctatCCCAAAAAGGAACTAAAAAGTAATTcgatataaataaaagagacataaATCTCTTCTATTAGATATATAGAAATAAatcataatatatattttttatagtgtcatttttttaatttttttatagcTTCATCATACatcctttttattttaagataatCTACCCGTATATAGAACAACGTACAAACAATTTAGacatgaaaattaaagaaagttaACCCAAGAAAGTTTTTACAAGACTCACAGTCCCCATGCATAATTGATGTACAAAGAGAAATGACATTTCATCTTAttgaaaatttctggaaaaatcCATAAAGAAAATGTTAACCTTTTTTATCAATTTAATTGTTACAATATCTAGATAAACATAACTTTTAGAATATGTGTATTTATACAGGTATATGTTAAAAGTTTTAGCAAGTGATGCAACCGGTAGTGCTTGGTTTGTTATATTTGATCAAGTGGCAGAAAGAATAATAGAACACaaactttcttttgttcttgacgAATTTAACAAGGTAAACTTatatctaatttttaaaaatatttttaataagaattaatttttcctacactgacagtgtatatactattagcattggatgaatgacaactatgcaaaatttgaatttaaaattcaatttttgcatacatgtcatgaatccaacgataaaagtgtatacactgtcagtgtaggaaagatttactcttttAATAATAGTAAACAATCCGACACTTATCTTAGCCGTTGACtattctaacaaaaaaaaaattattatgcatttcattttcagaaAGGATTTAACAGTGAAATCATGCCATCAATTATAAATAAGATCACGTGGAAACCTTTTGTGTTCCAAATTGAATCTGGAACAAGGTAGTAATAGATTTACAGTGATTAGATGGTTCCACTGTAATTTCGAGAGAGAAACGCATTTCATGCTTTCATAGGTAATGTGCAATAAATTTATCTTATATTTCACATATTATATCTCACATAATATTTTTGtctttaattttgataaatcattATCAGATTGGTGGAACCGACAACTAATACCAACCTGAAGTATTTTCTTCCCAGATCCCAATTAGTATAATAGATGATTCTAATCAACAACATTTCAATACACTTCATATGAATCATTCATCAGGGGGTTCAATAAAAATCACAGAGGAAGGGAATCCGCATAAAAATATTTGCATGAGAAGATAgatttaatatattattttactttCTTAAATTATAATCTTTACGTATTGTTATACACAACTTTGAATGcgataaatcatttttttccaGTACTTAGTTATCCTACTTTGCTATCATGCAACGataatgaaaaatcataaatgcTGATTTGCACGGACAGATCGAGGAGAATGTTCaaatagaagaaaaacaaaaacaagtttatgaagaatagaatattatttgacactatttactgcactttttatttattttcaaattttttaatgtTATGGTATTATTGAatgatattttttcttttttggaattattattcattgaattagatgttcaaatttatattaatTTTGTATTACAATGTGTATATAGTAATATACTTAAGATAagttataatagattatacattaaatttttattttaaatcgatatttttataaaattaactaaataatttattattgtttgatgATTCCCGTTCGTTGAACGGGTACAAGACTAGTTTCTAAATAAATTTCTATCTTGGTCACCAGTGCGGAAAACTTCTCAGCCAAATAGGGCGCTGGTTTTTAAAGCCAATGCCAACTCATCAGTTGCCACGTGGCACATCAACCAAGTACTAATAGGCTGACAGTCACCGCTTCGGATTCTCTGCTTCCGTGCTTCACTTCAGCAAAGCCAAGCCCTATTACCAATCCCCAATTCCCAATTCCAAAACCCTAATAACTTATGTGCCCCTTTCCAATCTcaaattttatccaattttCGCTCTCTCCTTAACTTCTCGCAATgacttttagttttaatttaacCAATTTTCGCCTCTGCTTCATGTGTGTACATATATAGGTTGAAGTGAACATATGTAGTAGTACTCAAAACGCGGCGCTTTTGGTGCATTAATATctcaaaacttgaaattttgcTGCGATTTGAAGTGGGGTTTCAGTCATCTGACAATGGTTAGTTCTCGTCTTAGTCCAATTTTAAATCTCTTGTTTTGTAAATTTACcattttttctgtccaaattgttgtatttcttttcttgtttgaaaATTTATTATCTTTTATTGTGTTTCTTGGGAAAAAAggcctttttttttatcactctGAAAAATTTTTCTGGGCTGTTGAATTGGGCAATTTTTTTTACAGTTTatgtgtttttcaaaaattttctcgTCGATTGTGCTGAAAGAACAATAGCTGCTTAGGAACTTACTATTTGGAATTAGAAGACTGTAACTGAGGTGTTTTGGTTGGCTTTGTATTTACAATTGGAAAGAGTTGCAGTCAAGTATTAATTGAGTTCAGAATTCTAATTTGGTACGCACGCAGGtgacttcaagtaaaatttgtACTTTCTAAGCTTTTCAAGTGTATATGAAGATAAAAACCTAAGCTCATCTTTATCTCCAAATATGGTAATCAAAAAAGGAATCCAGGATAGAGAGCGATAGAGCGTGTAGTGGAAAAGCTGATATATTTGCTGAAAAGATTGAAAATACTGTTTCCTTTCAGTGTTTTCTTTCTAAGGTTCACGAAAACTTTTATTTTGCCAAGTTAATGCGCTGACATCCATGATGTGTATACATATGTGTTTAACCAATGGGTGAAAGTCTTCTACTTCTTGGGGACTGGGAAAGGGGTCACGGAACACGGATAGAGCGCCTTAAAAGTTTGGGGGGTGCTTTTGTGTGATCTTTTAAATTGTTATGCATTTTAATTATGTGAGATGCGGATGTTTCTTTTGCAGAGTGGCAGAGGAGGGAGGGACAGATTTCGTAGGGAACATCCTTTGAGATCTGAAGAGAAAAGCCATCATGGTCGCAGTAATCCTCCATCAAGACATCTTTGGGTTGGAAATCTTTCGCACAACCTGGACGAGAGTTCTTTGACCCATCACTTCTTACAGTTTGGTGAGCTTGAAAATGTTGCATTTCAACCTGGTCGAAGCTATGCCttcattaattttaaaaatgaggAAGATGCCTTTGCTGCCATGAGAGAACTCCAAGGTTTTAGTGTTGCTGGCAATCCACTTAGAATTGAGTTTACAAAGGCGGTTAGTTTTGTCAACCTTTGTCTGATTTCCTTTATGGTGCTCCTGTATAAAGTCCACAGTAAGACATGTTCGTATATAATATCAGATTTTAACAGATTCCCTCCAAAATTTGAGAGTTTCCCTGCTTTCCAAAATTCATATGAATTGGCCATATTCAGTCTATAACAAATTCAGGAAAATTACCTAGATGATGCAGGACTGTACCTTAAGCATGTGCAGATATAGCATCATATATTTCA of Coffea arabica cultivar ET-39 chromosome 5c, Coffea Arabica ET-39 HiFi, whole genome shotgun sequence contains these proteins:
- the LOC140007796 gene encoding probable amino acid permease 7, producing MVEVEETEELASPLLADVPSSSSRKSHRSFKRTGTVWTAIAHIITGVIGSGVLSLAWSMAQLGWIAGPLGILVFGVISIISSLLLCDCYRYPNPEVGHIRNRSYSQAVRSYLGKKSMYVCEIFVQESYYGYGIAYTITSAISMRAIQRSNCFHNKGHDAPCEFGDNLYILLFGVIQIPFSQIPNFHEMEWLSIFAAIMSFAYTFIGTALGLAKVIGDGRIRGDITGVSTTNVAEKVWLTSQAVGDIAFAYTYNIILLEIEDTLKDPPPQNRTMKKASTAAVLLITFFFLCCGCFGYAAFGNQAPGNILTGFGFYEPYWLIDFANVCIVLHLVGGYQIFSQPLFAAAERWISKKLPNSEVIKKNYALKLPVLPELRLNVLRLCFRTAYVASTTALAMLFPYFNQVLGVLGALNFWPLAIYFPVEMYLVQNNIRAWTRLWVVLQTFRVLCLVCTIFAFIGSLEGLINSKLT